The Streptomyces sp. SS1-1 genome has a segment encoding these proteins:
- a CDS encoding DeoR/GlpR family DNA-binding transcription regulator: MSNADRHGLIAKAVRDSGAATVQELAELTGASEMTIRRDLDTLAAQGVLERVRGGARTLLLRGEEPPFALRAHEAVDAKRRIAAEVCALVADGESVVLDSGTTCLEVARLLRERPVTVMPLSLQAIHLFGETPGPATLVVPGGQPRAAEGALTGPLTLASLAALRFDTAVIGCCGLSAADGLTAYDLDDAAVKKAAVASARRVVVASDGGKLGRTAYASVVPAAGLHTLVTDGTAPAGEVAALESAGTVVRTV, from the coding sequence ATGAGCAACGCAGACCGGCACGGGCTGATCGCGAAAGCCGTCAGGGACTCCGGCGCTGCCACGGTCCAGGAGCTCGCCGAACTGACCGGCGCCTCGGAGATGACCATCCGGCGCGACCTCGACACCCTGGCCGCGCAGGGCGTCCTCGAACGGGTCCGCGGCGGCGCCCGCACCCTGCTGCTCCGGGGCGAGGAGCCGCCGTTCGCGCTGCGCGCCCATGAGGCCGTCGACGCCAAGCGCCGGATCGCCGCCGAGGTCTGCGCACTCGTCGCCGACGGCGAGAGCGTCGTGCTGGACAGCGGCACCACCTGTCTGGAGGTCGCCCGGCTGCTGCGCGAGCGGCCCGTCACCGTGATGCCCCTGTCCCTCCAGGCGATCCATCTGTTCGGCGAGACGCCAGGCCCGGCCACGCTGGTGGTGCCCGGCGGGCAGCCCCGCGCCGCCGAGGGGGCGCTCACCGGCCCCCTCACCCTCGCCTCCCTGGCGGCCCTGCGCTTCGACACCGCCGTCATCGGCTGCTGCGGCCTGAGCGCGGCCGACGGTCTGACCGCCTACGACCTCGACGACGCGGCGGTGAAGAAGGCGGCCGTCGCCTCCGCCCGCCGGGTCGTCGTCGCCTCGGACGGCGGCAAGCTCGGCCGTACCGCCTACGCGTCCGTCGTTCCCGCCGCCGGCCTGCACACCCTCGTGACCGACGGCACCGCCCCCGCCGGCGAGGTGGCCGCGCTGGAGAGCGCCGGCACGGTCGTCAGGACCGTCTGA
- a CDS encoding HGxxPAAW family protein has protein sequence MSQYDEGHTLAGWIGVAVATVGCSVLGAGICVMSAPLIWAGFAVTVASVLVTWGLHLTGWGKPSGIRPRDQWGMLVRDLSALEGHPDCWGCRLAGRGRRTAEAPAAAPSPAVGVAGAVGAVVERESVAVGADR, from the coding sequence ATGAGCCAGTATGACGAGGGGCACACGCTTGCCGGATGGATCGGGGTCGCCGTCGCGACCGTCGGGTGTTCGGTGCTGGGCGCGGGGATCTGCGTCATGTCGGCCCCGCTGATATGGGCCGGGTTCGCGGTCACGGTGGCGAGCGTCCTGGTGACCTGGGGCCTCCATCTGACCGGCTGGGGCAAGCCGTCGGGGATCCGGCCGCGCGACCAGTGGGGGATGCTGGTCCGGGACCTGAGCGCGCTCGAAGGGCACCCCGACTGCTGGGGATGCCGGCTGGCGGGGCGCGGACGGCGTACGGCCGAGGCGCCGGCGGCGGCTCCGTCACCGGCGGTCGGGGTGGCCGGGGCGGTCGGGGCGGTCGTCGAGCGGGAGTCCGTCGCCGTCGGGGCCGACCGGTAG
- a CDS encoding MFS transporter produces MERSLFGARVATYVYFVLCGTLMGAWVVHIPAVEERVGVSHATLGGLLVLLGLGAFAGMQVAGPLTDRLGARVVVPATGVLCGAALVLPALARDPWTLAGALLVFGFCNGGLDVSMNAHAVHVEKAYGRPVMSGFHATFSVGGVLAALVAAGATAAGAGPVVTLAGVGAVSIVIAVVSARVLMPTVPAAGETVTEQSSPAPSARRGTAGRVWLLAVLALMVMLCEGAANDWSALHLKDVLGTSTTTAAFGYGTFAAAMTTGRLLADRLAARFGSLAILRYGAVVAGAGITLVAFGPWLWAAFTGWALFGLGLSGCVPQLFSAAGHADPAAAGANVSRVAGLGYVGMLAGPAVIGWLTHLVALNHTFVLLTLLCVATAVGAGVLRTDSAAPTPRPEEAGTGH; encoded by the coding sequence ATGGAACGCTCGCTCTTCGGCGCCCGTGTGGCGACCTATGTCTACTTCGTCCTCTGCGGCACGCTGATGGGCGCCTGGGTGGTGCACATCCCGGCCGTCGAGGAACGGGTGGGCGTCAGCCACGCGACGCTGGGCGGGCTGCTGGTGCTGCTCGGCCTCGGCGCGTTCGCCGGGATGCAGGTGGCCGGCCCCCTGACGGACCGCCTCGGCGCGCGCGTCGTCGTCCCCGCCACCGGCGTCCTGTGCGGCGCGGCCCTGGTGCTCCCCGCGCTCGCCCGTGATCCATGGACGCTGGCGGGCGCCCTGCTGGTCTTCGGCTTCTGCAACGGCGGCCTGGACGTGAGCATGAACGCCCACGCCGTACATGTGGAGAAGGCGTACGGCCGGCCCGTGATGTCGGGCTTCCACGCCACGTTCTCCGTCGGCGGGGTGCTCGCCGCGCTCGTGGCGGCGGGGGCGACCGCGGCCGGTGCCGGGCCGGTCGTGACGCTGGCGGGTGTCGGAGCGGTGAGCATCGTGATCGCCGTGGTCTCGGCGCGCGTTCTGATGCCGACCGTTCCGGCCGCCGGGGAGACCGTCACGGAGCAGTCGTCACCGGCCCCCTCCGCACGCCGCGGTACGGCGGGGCGCGTCTGGCTCCTCGCCGTCCTGGCGCTTATGGTCATGCTGTGCGAGGGCGCCGCCAACGACTGGAGCGCCCTGCACCTGAAGGACGTCCTCGGGACGTCCACCACCACGGCCGCCTTCGGCTACGGCACGTTCGCGGCGGCGATGACCACGGGCCGCCTGCTGGCCGACCGGCTCGCCGCCCGCTTCGGCTCCCTGGCGATCCTGCGGTACGGCGCGGTCGTGGCGGGCGCCGGCATCACGCTCGTGGCCTTCGGCCCGTGGCTGTGGGCGGCGTTCACGGGCTGGGCGCTGTTCGGCCTGGGCCTGTCCGGCTGTGTCCCGCAGTTGTTCAGCGCGGCCGGGCACGCCGACCCGGCGGCGGCCGGTGCGAACGTCTCCCGTGTCGCCGGGCTCGGCTACGTCGGCATGCTCGCCGGGCCCGCCGTCATCGGCTGGCTGACCCACCTCGTGGCCCTCAACCACACGTTCGTCCTGCTGACCCTGCTGTGCGTGGCGACGGCGGTGGGCGCGGGGGTCCTGCGCACGGACTCCGCCGCCCCCACCCCCCGCCCCGAGGAGGCGGGCACCGGCCACTGA
- a CDS encoding RRQRL motif-containing zinc-binding protein yields MAALPVYRWRLAPDGYATRRQLRALGLRPGGQDVAAQLERPRRRRGPLVAYLYRVDRAKPVRPMTAARWAALDKANAARRRCPACRRDAGYVIPASLGTCTPCAYPDPDGSERSH; encoded by the coding sequence ATGGCTGCGCTGCCGGTCTACCGGTGGCGCCTCGCCCCGGACGGCTACGCCACCCGCCGCCAACTCCGCGCCCTCGGGCTGCGCCCCGGCGGTCAGGACGTGGCCGCCCAGCTGGAGCGGCCCCGTCGTCGGCGGGGCCCGCTGGTGGCCTACCTGTACCGCGTCGACCGTGCCAAGCCCGTGCGTCCGATGACGGCGGCCCGGTGGGCGGCCCTGGACAAGGCGAACGCCGCTCGCCGTCGCTGTCCCGCGTGCCGGCGTGATGCCGGATACGTCATCCCTGCCTCGCTCGGCACCTGCACCCCGTGTGCCTATCCCGACCCTGACGGGTCCGAACGGAGTCACTGA
- a CDS encoding proline dehydrogenase — protein MDAGTTALLGAAVGSLATLGAAVVTGRVAAHAQFAQGRRQHRRDAYANYLAAVYDRDVALDAVRDALRADRPDLRAVDARMEQFRSRARDVHRVAELVILEGPESVVRALYRAVHAADDVAEVVGRMVRDAHAGETSRKAADLALAAEREHPSYQSVKALRAAASDVLGDRRIRTS, from the coding sequence ATGGACGCTGGAACGACGGCACTGCTGGGCGCCGCCGTGGGCTCCCTCGCGACCCTGGGCGCCGCGGTGGTCACCGGGCGCGTGGCCGCCCACGCCCAGTTCGCCCAAGGGCGCCGACAGCACCGGCGGGACGCCTACGCGAACTACCTGGCCGCGGTGTACGACCGTGACGTCGCCCTGGACGCCGTACGCGACGCGCTGCGGGCCGACCGCCCGGACCTGCGGGCGGTCGACGCGAGGATGGAGCAGTTCCGGAGCCGGGCCCGTGACGTTCACCGAGTCGCCGAGCTCGTCATCCTGGAAGGCCCGGAATCCGTGGTGCGGGCGCTCTATCGCGCGGTGCACGCGGCCGACGACGTGGCCGAGGTCGTGGGACGCATGGTGCGTGACGCCCATGCGGGTGAGACATCCCGGAAGGCCGCGGACCTCGCACTCGCCGCCGAGCGGGAGCACCCGTCCTACCAGTCGGTGAAGGCCCTGCGCGCAGCGGCATCGGACGTCCTCGGCGACCGGCGGATTCGCACCTCGTAG
- a CDS encoding MarR family transcriptional regulator — translation MSATPRPTASPAEALEAMDSLIAAHLLGQQEMAQRLGLNITDLLCFGFVVKAGDDLLGAGTLAEQVHVTTGAMTGILNRLERAGFVTRRPDPGDRRRVRVAAVPDALTRVEELYGPYYVRLIELFASYSADEIAVLTDWFTRATGLAQTYIDELRERDAT, via the coding sequence ATGTCAGCCACGCCACGCCCCACCGCCAGCCCCGCCGAGGCTCTGGAGGCGATGGACTCGCTCATCGCCGCCCATCTGCTCGGACAGCAGGAGATGGCCCAGCGGCTCGGACTGAACATCACCGACCTGCTCTGCTTCGGCTTCGTCGTGAAGGCCGGCGACGACCTGCTCGGCGCGGGGACCCTCGCGGAGCAGGTGCACGTCACGACCGGCGCGATGACCGGCATCCTCAACCGCCTCGAGCGCGCGGGCTTCGTCACCCGCCGCCCCGACCCCGGCGACCGGCGCCGCGTCCGGGTGGCCGCCGTCCCCGACGCGCTGACCCGGGTCGAGGAGCTGTACGGCCCGTACTACGTCCGCCTCATCGAGCTGTTCGCCTCCTACTCGGCGGACGAGATCGCCGTCCTCACGGACTGGTTCACCCGCGCCACCGGGCTCGCGCAGACGTACATCGACGAACTCCGGGAGCGCGACGCGACCTGA
- a CDS encoding TetR/AcrR family transcriptional regulator, whose protein sequence is MARWQPGAAQRLVVAAVDLFTEQGYDATTVAQIAERAGVTKSTFFRYFSDKRELLVAGQETLSRLLAEGVAEAPADATPLRAVAAGLERASSAMGPANRELGPRLKAAVAASTELQERDALKSVGLAAAMTTALVARGVPEATAHLAAEMGVLAFKQGYARWSEGDRDDEAFAPYALAALEELRAATASLG, encoded by the coding sequence ATGGCTAGATGGCAACCGGGAGCGGCCCAGCGACTCGTCGTCGCGGCGGTCGACCTGTTCACCGAGCAGGGGTACGACGCCACGACCGTGGCGCAGATCGCCGAGCGCGCCGGCGTCACCAAGAGCACGTTCTTCCGCTACTTCTCCGACAAGCGGGAACTGCTCGTGGCCGGTCAGGAGACGCTCAGCCGGCTGCTCGCGGAGGGGGTCGCCGAGGCGCCCGCCGACGCCACTCCGCTACGGGCGGTGGCGGCCGGACTGGAACGCGCGTCGAGCGCGATGGGCCCGGCGAACCGCGAACTGGGTCCCCGGCTGAAGGCGGCCGTCGCGGCCAGCACCGAACTCCAGGAGCGCGACGCCCTGAAGAGCGTCGGTCTCGCCGCCGCCATGACGACGGCGCTCGTCGCCCGCGGAGTGCCGGAGGCGACCGCGCACCTCGCGGCGGAGATGGGTGTCCTCGCGTTCAAGCAGGGGTATGCCCGCTGGTCGGAGGGCGACCGGGACGACGAGGCGTTCGCGCCCTACGCGCTCGCGGCCTTGGAGGAGCTGCGCGCGGCCACCGCGTCCCTGGGCTGA
- a CDS encoding conjugal transfer protein translates to MRTAKLTRVQIGVLAAAFVPMLATGVFGGIGTYSNIGHSYGKGTALGALAAGEGATAVLALVLLGLTMLGQSSPRIVRLGLWALPAAAAVMGAMAAPDAGRTVIYALTPMGMSVSAEGMAFLARRIVVHTDGRDAENERRTADLVQALAYHRARATQHPSDRVRKWSERKSWRLARRVGVGDVALGSRLLDVQRDRVTAGADAALAAMFGGTAPALALDPAPSANAEESTETKRKRSTAELGESTPEPIVMLTRLTVPEPVAVDLGKSIPPLKPAPAIAAPIESGRRAVGAELTRPRRATGRLPEAARSPRLKRTPDELLAEARKATADWPDAKVTAEGIRRAVRTSPANARTLRDTLLAERAATAAEAA, encoded by the coding sequence ATGAGGACGGCGAAGCTGACCCGCGTACAGATCGGGGTGCTGGCCGCCGCGTTCGTGCCGATGCTCGCCACGGGCGTGTTCGGCGGGATCGGCACCTACAGCAACATCGGTCACTCCTACGGCAAGGGCACCGCGCTGGGAGCTCTCGCGGCCGGTGAGGGCGCAACGGCCGTGCTCGCTCTGGTCCTGCTCGGGCTGACCATGCTGGGCCAGTCCTCCCCGCGCATCGTCCGGCTCGGCCTGTGGGCCCTGCCGGCCGCCGCCGCTGTCATGGGGGCGATGGCCGCACCGGATGCGGGCCGCACCGTCATCTACGCCCTGACGCCGATGGGCATGTCCGTGTCGGCCGAGGGCATGGCGTTCCTGGCCCGCAGGATCGTCGTCCACACCGACGGCCGCGACGCGGAGAATGAGCGGCGCACGGCCGATCTGGTCCAGGCCCTCGCCTACCACCGCGCCCGCGCCACCCAGCACCCCAGCGATCGAGTCAGGAAGTGGTCCGAGCGCAAGTCATGGAGGCTGGCCCGCAGGGTCGGTGTCGGCGACGTGGCGCTCGGATCGAGGCTGCTGGATGTCCAGCGCGATCGAGTCACCGCCGGTGCGGACGCCGCGCTCGCCGCGATGTTCGGTGGCACCGCCCCCGCCCTCGCGCTCGATCCCGCACCTTCCGCAAATGCGGAGGAATCCACCGAGACCAAGAGGAAACGGTCTACGGCTGAGCTGGGGGAATCGACCCCGGAACCGATCGTGATGCTGACTCGGCTGACCGTGCCGGAACCCGTAGCGGTCGACCTGGGCAAGTCGATTCCCCCGCTCAAGCCCGCCCCCGCCATCGCCGCCCCGATCGAGTCAGGGCGCCGTGCTGTGGGTGCTGAGTTGACCCGGCCGCGTCGGGCGACTGGTCGACTCCCCGAGGCGGCCCGATCACCCCGCCTCAAGCGCACCCCGGATGAGCTGCTGGCCGAGGCGCGCAAGGCGACGGCCGATTGGCCGGACGCGAAGGTGACCGCTGAGGGCATCCGCCGTGCCGTGCGCACGTCACCGGCGAACGCCCGGACGCTGCGGGACACCTTGCTCGCCGAGCGGGCCGCCACGGCGGCTGAGGCCGCGTAA
- a CDS encoding protein phosphatase 2C domain-containing protein: protein MRVAIDTQPGGAGPNEDWVAGTPTLAVVLDGLSTAGLDTGCRHGVPWYVANLGSQLVAALADARTSLSVGLANALEQVAALHPECDLRNPGTPSATVAILREREGFLDHLVLADSPIVLKGVDGFTVLTDLRVDKILPELRAEVEQYETHTAEHREALRRLVTAQRQTRNTPTGYWVAASDTEAAAHALVGSTPGQDVQAAAVLSDGASRLVTEYGMATWSEVFATLRTGGPQELISSVRKVEATDPTGRRWPRYKSGDDAAVAFCQW from the coding sequence ATGCGCGTCGCCATCGACACCCAACCTGGTGGAGCCGGGCCCAACGAGGATTGGGTGGCTGGCACACCGACTCTTGCCGTCGTGCTGGACGGGTTGAGCACCGCGGGCCTGGACACGGGATGCCGCCACGGCGTGCCCTGGTACGTGGCGAACCTCGGCAGTCAGCTTGTCGCGGCACTGGCGGACGCTAGAACCTCGCTTTCGGTTGGCCTCGCGAATGCCCTCGAACAGGTGGCGGCGCTACACCCCGAGTGCGACCTTCGAAATCCCGGTACGCCCTCAGCCACGGTCGCGATCCTCCGCGAACGAGAGGGGTTCCTGGATCACTTGGTTTTGGCGGACTCACCCATCGTGCTCAAAGGGGTCGACGGGTTCACGGTCCTCACTGACCTGCGGGTGGACAAGATTTTGCCCGAACTGCGGGCGGAAGTTGAACAGTACGAGACTCATACGGCAGAGCATCGGGAAGCACTCCGGCGGTTGGTCACCGCTCAGCGGCAGACTCGCAATACGCCCACCGGGTACTGGGTGGCCGCTTCCGATACGGAGGCAGCAGCGCACGCCCTCGTGGGGAGCACCCCGGGCCAGGACGTGCAGGCCGCAGCCGTCCTCTCCGACGGCGCTTCGCGCCTGGTCACCGAGTACGGCATGGCGACCTGGTCGGAAGTGTTCGCGACGCTCCGCACCGGAGGGCCTCAGGAGCTGATCTCTTCCGTCCGGAAGGTTGAAGCGACCGACCCAACCGGGCGACGATGGCCGCGCTACAAGTCCGGCGACGATGCCGCTGTCGCCTTCTGTCAGTGGTGA
- a CDS encoding Type 1 glutamine amidotransferase-like domain-containing protein has translation MECLLTAAGLRNDSLRDALRDMLGKPFGEANVVYVPTASVAEAGDHGWLLADMNRVHALGWREFDILELNGLPPAMVLDRLRRADVVYVSGGNHYHLARSITRNGLADGFLEVLESRVYVGLSAGSMIFSRYLDAHSADVIGDAQDLHALGATTLEPPFGLFDWYLKPHLYSPDFPERDDAWADRIVARADFPIYFLDDDTAVRVRGGEVDVVSEGRWRFHP, from the coding sequence ATGGAGTGTCTGTTGACGGCCGCCGGGCTGCGGAACGATTCGTTGCGGGATGCCCTGCGGGACATGCTGGGGAAGCCGTTCGGGGAGGCGAACGTCGTGTACGTGCCCACGGCGTCGGTCGCCGAGGCAGGGGATCACGGGTGGCTCCTCGCCGACATGAACCGCGTGCACGCCCTCGGCTGGCGGGAGTTCGACATCCTGGAGCTGAACGGGCTGCCCCCGGCGATGGTGCTCGACCGGCTGCGCCGCGCCGACGTCGTCTACGTCAGCGGCGGCAACCACTACCACCTCGCGCGCAGCATCACCCGCAACGGGCTGGCCGACGGGTTTCTGGAGGTGCTGGAGAGCCGGGTCTACGTCGGGCTCAGTGCCGGGTCGATGATCTTCAGCCGGTATCTCGACGCGCACTCGGCCGACGTCATCGGGGACGCCCAGGACCTGCACGCGCTCGGGGCGACCACGCTGGAGCCGCCGTTCGGGCTGTTCGACTGGTACCTCAAGCCCCACCTGTACTCACCGGACTTCCCCGAGCGGGACGACGCGTGGGCCGACCGGATCGTCGCGCGGGCGGACTTCCCGATCTACTTCCTCGACGACGACACGGCCGTCCGCGTCCGGGGCGGCGAGGTGGACGTCGTCTCCGAGGGGCGGTGGCGCTTCCACCCGTGA
- a CDS encoding sigma factor-like helix-turn-helix DNA-binding protein has product MHDDMERVSGVTDPVDRAKAAIDLMARYQSHVNELSRVRREAIEEAQASGLTQAEIAKRLGVSRGRVGQLASAGPPPERAFFGTDLVTVSLGGKYEAGKGPDDNPSHVVTREDLDNFEHLRKLLAGMKLDAQYEVIPPSGIVNLNRDNHVVVCGPRLSPIVAQVLEGDDNLQFRKDRAWHLVDQREGKEYRSPQDEDGSTGDFGYLGRLPRLDGKGTFLYIAGIHAIGANGVVHYLENNVADLYREVRTRRFSTLISCRYDPKTMEVLESRRVTPLYRHEG; this is encoded by the coding sequence GTGCACGACGACATGGAGCGGGTCTCCGGGGTTACGGACCCCGTCGACCGCGCCAAGGCGGCAATCGACCTGATGGCGCGGTATCAGAGCCACGTGAACGAGCTGTCCCGCGTTCGCCGCGAGGCGATCGAGGAGGCGCAGGCGTCCGGGCTGACACAAGCCGAGATTGCGAAGCGACTTGGGGTGAGCCGGGGGCGCGTCGGGCAGCTCGCGTCAGCCGGGCCGCCGCCAGAGCGAGCCTTCTTCGGTACGGACCTGGTCACGGTGTCGCTCGGTGGGAAGTACGAGGCAGGCAAGGGGCCCGACGACAACCCCAGCCACGTAGTGACGCGGGAAGACCTCGACAACTTCGAGCACCTTCGGAAGTTGCTCGCCGGCATGAAGCTAGATGCTCAGTACGAGGTGATCCCGCCGTCCGGCATCGTCAACCTCAACCGGGACAACCATGTCGTTGTCTGCGGCCCTCGCCTTTCTCCGATCGTGGCGCAGGTCCTCGAAGGAGACGACAACCTTCAGTTTCGGAAGGACCGGGCGTGGCATCTGGTGGACCAGAGAGAGGGGAAGGAGTACAGGTCACCCCAGGACGAAGACGGCTCGACCGGTGACTTTGGGTACCTGGGCAGACTTCCTCGCCTGGACGGGAAGGGCACGTTCCTCTATATCGCCGGCATCCACGCCATCGGAGCAAACGGGGTGGTGCACTACCTAGAAAACAACGTTGCAGATCTTTACCGAGAAGTCCGCACGCGCCGTTTCTCCACGTTGATCTCTTGTCGTTACGACCCCAAGACGATGGAAGTGCTGGAGAGTCGACGCGTCACGCCGCTATACCGACACGAGGGCTGA
- a CDS encoding response regulator transcription factor codes for MTTTSPQGRSELLRSDGSPVRVLVVDDEQSITELLSMALRYEGWQIRSAGDGAGALQAAREFRPDAVVLDMMLPDMDGLTVLGRLRRELPDVPVLFLTAKDAVEDRIAGLTAGGDDYVTKPFSLEEVVARLRGLIRRSGAADRRAESVLVVGDLTLDEDSHEVTRAGDSIHLTATEFELLRFLMRNPRRVLSKAQILDRVWSYDFGGQANVVELYISYLRRKIDAGREPMIHTRRGAGYLIKPAVS; via the coding sequence ATGACCACGACCTCGCCCCAGGGGCGTTCCGAACTGCTGAGGTCGGACGGGAGCCCCGTCCGCGTGCTGGTGGTGGACGACGAGCAGTCGATCACCGAACTGCTCTCCATGGCCCTGCGCTACGAGGGCTGGCAGATCCGCAGCGCCGGGGACGGCGCGGGTGCCCTGCAGGCCGCGCGCGAGTTCCGGCCCGACGCCGTCGTCCTCGACATGATGCTGCCGGACATGGACGGGCTGACCGTCCTCGGACGGCTGCGCCGGGAACTGCCGGACGTGCCGGTGCTCTTCCTGACCGCGAAGGACGCCGTCGAGGACCGGATCGCCGGGCTCACGGCGGGCGGGGACGACTACGTCACCAAGCCGTTCAGTCTGGAGGAGGTCGTCGCCCGGCTGCGGGGACTCATCCGGCGCTCCGGCGCGGCAGACCGGCGGGCCGAGTCGGTGCTGGTCGTCGGCGACCTCACCCTCGACGAGGACAGCCACGAGGTCACCCGGGCGGGGGACAGCATCCACCTGACCGCGACCGAGTTCGAGCTGCTGCGCTTCCTGATGCGCAACCCGCGCCGCGTGCTCAGCAAGGCGCAGATCCTCGACCGCGTGTGGTCGTACGACTTCGGCGGCCAGGCCAACGTCGTCGAGCTCTACATCTCCTACCTGCGCCGGAAGATCGACGCAGGACGGGAGCCGATGATCCACACGCGGCGCGGTGCCGGGTACCTGATCAAGCCGGCCGTGTCGTGA
- a CDS encoding sensor histidine kinase — MTGRRRLWTRRAGQPRTLRSRLVVACVTLIAVVCAVIGTVTTLALREHLDDQLNGQVEDAGKRLSVPFKPEGGDPPASDERIEGFVTKGPVQTGTVAAESGTGPRVTRAVMAERQPDESTGFEGRAIELGDAVKDALSGVPDDGSPHTVRLPGLGEYRALHVHRLDGGYYVALPTATVTGTLRTLVLIEAIVTAAALVAAGLAGTAIVGVATRPLRRVADTATRVSELPLHTGEVNLSERVPEPETDPHTEVGRVGAALNRMLDHVHGALHSRQQSETRVRQFVADASHELRTPLTAIRGYAELTRRGREEIGPDTRHALSRIESEAARMTLLVEDLLLLARLDAGRPLQIERTDLVPLVVDTISDARAAGTDHTWRLDLPDEPAVVPADAARVQQVLVNLLANAGTHTPPGTTITARVQRRGAWVCVDVVDDGPGIPADLLPRVFERFARGDSARSRATGSTGLGLAIVQAVVSAHGGSVSVDSVPGRTVFTVRLPAQPAENATAWNGLAWNGLAQPRDAVAARSSSKAASA; from the coding sequence GTGACCGGGCGGCGACGGCTGTGGACGCGGCGGGCGGGCCAGCCGCGCACGCTGCGCTCCCGGCTCGTCGTCGCCTGTGTGACGCTGATCGCCGTGGTGTGCGCGGTGATCGGCACGGTCACCACGCTCGCCCTGCGCGAGCATCTGGACGACCAGCTGAACGGGCAGGTCGAGGACGCGGGCAAACGGCTGTCCGTGCCGTTCAAGCCGGAGGGCGGGGATCCCCCGGCGAGCGACGAACGGATCGAGGGCTTCGTCACCAAGGGGCCCGTGCAGACGGGCACCGTCGCCGCCGAGTCCGGAACCGGCCCCCGGGTCACCCGGGCCGTCATGGCCGAGCGGCAGCCGGACGAGTCCACGGGCTTCGAGGGCCGGGCCATCGAACTGGGCGACGCCGTGAAGGACGCGCTCTCCGGCGTCCCCGACGACGGAAGCCCCCACACCGTGAGGCTGCCCGGCCTCGGCGAGTACCGGGCCCTGCACGTCCACCGTCTCGACGGCGGCTACTACGTGGCCCTGCCGACCGCGACGGTCACGGGCACCCTGCGGACCCTCGTCCTCATCGAGGCGATCGTCACCGCCGCCGCCCTCGTGGCCGCCGGACTCGCCGGCACCGCCATCGTCGGCGTGGCGACCCGCCCCCTGCGCCGGGTCGCCGACACGGCCACCCGGGTCTCCGAACTCCCCCTGCACACCGGCGAGGTCAACCTCAGCGAGCGCGTCCCCGAGCCCGAGACCGACCCGCACACCGAGGTCGGCCGGGTCGGCGCGGCCCTCAACCGGATGCTGGACCACGTCCACGGCGCCCTGCACTCCCGCCAGCAGAGCGAGACGCGGGTACGGCAGTTCGTCGCGGACGCCAGCCACGAGCTGCGCACCCCGCTCACCGCGATCCGCGGCTACGCCGAGCTCACCCGGCGCGGACGCGAGGAGATCGGCCCCGACACCCGGCACGCGCTCAGCCGTATCGAGTCCGAGGCCGCCCGGATGACCCTGCTCGTGGAGGATCTGCTGCTGCTCGCCCGGCTGGACGCCGGACGCCCCCTGCAGATCGAGCGGACCGATCTGGTCCCCCTCGTCGTGGACACCATCAGCGACGCCCGCGCGGCCGGCACGGACCACACCTGGCGCCTCGACCTGCCCGACGAGCCCGCCGTCGTCCCGGCGGACGCGGCCCGTGTGCAGCAGGTCCTGGTCAACCTGCTCGCCAACGCGGGCACCCACACCCCGCCGGGCACCACGATCACCGCCCGTGTCCAGCGACGGGGCGCGTGGGTGTGCGTGGACGTCGTGGACGACGGGCCGGGCATCCCGGCGGACCTGCTCCCCCGGGTCTTCGAGCGGTTCGCGCGCGGCGACTCCGCGCGCTCCCGCGCCACCGGCTCCACCGGGCTGGGCCTGGCGATCGTGCAGGCCGTGGTCAGCGCGCACGGCGGCTCGGTGAGCGTCGACAGCGTGCCCGGGCGGACCGTGTTCACCGTGCGCCTGCCCGCGCAGCCCGCAGAGAACGCGACCGCCTGGAACGGCCTCGCCTGGAACGGCCTCGCTCAGCCCAGGGACGCGGTGGCCGCGCGCAGCTCCTCCAAGGCCGCGAGCGCGTAG
- a CDS encoding DUF6284 family protein, producing MDHIVTVQDAVTAFADFMEPTDAELDAIEQEMPVILADVDLLDAQIIPLDRTPTELDHQRIRRARRRALAARVALLNRTSRSMSGGAA from the coding sequence ATGGACCACATCGTTACTGTTCAGGACGCTGTTACCGCGTTCGCCGACTTCATGGAGCCGACGGACGCGGAGCTGGACGCGATCGAGCAGGAGATGCCCGTCATCCTGGCGGACGTCGACCTGCTCGACGCGCAGATCATCCCCCTGGACCGCACTCCGACAGAGCTGGACCACCAGCGCATCCGCCGGGCCCGCCGCCGGGCGCTCGCCGCCCGCGTGGCGCTGCTCAACCGCACGTCCCGCAGCATGTCGGGCGGTGCGGCATGA